The following are encoded in a window of Kitasatospora sp. NBC_01250 genomic DNA:
- a CDS encoding NUDIX hydrolase, producing the protein MPRRDFEDDPNAPKANSLVPAASVVVVDSDGRVLLQRRADNGMWALPGGKMELGESLGDCGVREALEETGIHIEITGIVGTYTDPGHVFAYDDGEVRQEFSICLLGRPVGGELRISDESSEVDWFTPDEVDCLPMVTSIRKRVNDWRCGRFPVIR; encoded by the coding sequence ATGCCGAGGCGTGACTTCGAGGACGATCCGAACGCACCGAAGGCCAACTCGCTGGTGCCGGCAGCATCCGTGGTCGTCGTCGACAGTGATGGCCGGGTACTGCTGCAGCGGCGCGCGGACAACGGGATGTGGGCGCTACCCGGCGGCAAGATGGAACTGGGCGAGTCCCTAGGTGACTGCGGTGTGCGGGAAGCCCTGGAGGAGACCGGGATCCACATCGAGATCACCGGGATCGTCGGGACCTACACCGACCCGGGCCACGTCTTCGCGTACGACGACGGCGAGGTGCGTCAGGAGTTTTCGATCTGCCTGCTCGGCCGCCCAGTCGGCGGTGAGCTGCGGATCTCGGACGAGTCGTCCGAGGTGGACTGGTTCACCCCGGACGAGGTGGACTGCCTGCCGATGGTTACGAGCATCCGCAAGCGGGTGAACGACTGGCGGTGCGGCCGGTTCCCCGTCATCCGCTGA